Genomic DNA from Niabella ginsenosidivorans:
GGCCGTTGGTTGCCTTTAAATTAAAGTACGGTTTGTTATTGGTGGATACTTTTCTTTCATAATGATGGTCATCGTGTGCGTTTTTCTTTACAGACTCAATACCATTATCGCAGGCGGCTCTTGTAGTATAGCCTTCGCTTGTAAGGATCACCTGGCCGTTACCGGCTTTCAGGTTAAATTGAAATTCTCCGTTTTTTCTTTTGGTAATTACAAATTTGC
This window encodes:
- a CDS encoding YegP family protein → MGKFVITKRKNGEFQFNLKAGNGQVILTSEGYTTRAACDNGIESVKKNAHDDHHYERKVSTNNKPYFNLKATNGQVIGKSELYESEAARENGIESVKKNAPGAEITDETQE